Below is a window of Oceanipulchritudo coccoides DNA.
GACCTCGTGGTGCGGGGGAACTCGATCGACAGCTCGGGATCGTTTGTTGATTCCCGCATGCATGGCCGCGGCAGCGGTATCTGGCCTTACGGAAGCGATCGCGTGCTGATCGAAAAGAACACGGTCCAGAATGCCCTCGGCAAGGCCGACTCCTGTGGCATTCACATCGATTCCCTCAACAACGATGTGGTCGTCCAGTACAACCTCAGCATCAACAATGCTGGTGGCTTTATTGAGATCCTCGGCAAGAACGTGAATTGCGCCTACCGCTACAATATCAGCATCAATGACGGTGCTCGCGTGGTGGGCCAGCCGTCCAACGGACCGGGCACATTGAACAACGTACAGCCCGGGCAGATTATCTGGACCAGTGGGTATAATTTTGCAGCCGACGAAGGGCCCACCAACAGCTACCTTTATAACAATACAATCTATGTGGGCACGGGCATTACCGGTAACTTCAACATTCATGAATCAACCGACGGACTGCTCATCGCCAACAATATCTTCTACGTGGTCGATCCGACTGCCGATGTCACACCTGCGGGGCTTGATGATTACACGGTGGCCATGGCCGACCGGGTTGTCTGGAACAACAATCTCTACCAGACGACGGGTATCGTACCGACCTTCAATCTTGATCTCTTCGGAGAAACTGGCGAAGTCATCGGTGACCCGCTCTTCGCCAATACTGGCGGGCTCACTGCCGCGGATTACATTCCTTCTTCAACCACCTTTGTTGAGGACCAGGGGATCGCCATTCCGTTGATAACCGGCGACACGGTCGGCCTGCTCATCGGTCTGGAAGTCGCCACGGATTATTTTGGTAATCCAGTCATTGGCTTGCCGGATATGGGGGCGATCGAGATTGGCGGCACGCCGTTCCCGATCCCCGCTGCCGCCTTTGCCTCGAATCCCGCTGCCGTGAATGCGAACTCAGTCACCATGACCTCGGTTGAAGGGCCGCTTAACACGGAATACTACTTCGTGGAAACTTCGGGCAACTTCGGCGGCGACGATTCCGGCTGGCAAAGCTCCCCGGTCTACGTTGACGACGGGCTCCTTCCGAATACGACGTATTCCTACACGGTAACCCTTCGTGACGTGCTGGACGCTGCAGGGGCACCCAGCGCCGCGGAGTCCGTCACCACGCCAGTGGTCACGCCATTCGACAGCCCGGTTGTCCTGGATGAGGGTTTTTCCTCCGAGCCCAACCCGATCAACACTTCGTTGCCATGGCCTGAAGAAACATGGTTCCTGCCGGCCACGAATGATGCGACAAAAGAAGTCGATAATTTCTCGGTATTCACGTTTAATGGCGGATTGCAAACGGGGTACGGTTACGATGAGACCTTGATCTACTGGTATTCCTCCCTCACATGGGACCTGGCACGCGACTACCGCTTCACTGGCGACTGGGAGATTAAATCCGTTCTCGCCAACACGCTTGGCCTCATTGTCGGTATCGGGGAATTTGATCCGTCAACGGGCGCCTTGATACAACGCGTGAAGGAAGTGACGACCGGCGAGCTGGTGACACCCGTTGTCGGCCAGACCGGCTCCTTCAACCTGTCCGTGACATCGACCGAGTTGGCCACTGCTGGCGTGAGCAGTTCCAACCGCGTTGGTGTGTTCCTCCAGCACGACGATGAGGGCACGCTCGGTACCCAGGCGGCCGGATCCAACGACGTATATATCGTGGATAATCTACGCCTCACAGGGACCATCGACCGCGACGGGGATGGTATTGATGATACCGATGAGCCCGGCTTGGGTCTTGATCCCAACAACCCGGATGATGGAGCAGAGGATCTCGACGGTGACAGCTTCTCCAACCACGACGAATACCTGACCGGTACAGGATTGAATGATCCCGCAGATTTCCTCAGCCCGGCACTCACCGCCAGCCCCACCTTGGCGGACCTGCTCGTGCCCGGTAGCAGTGTCCTGAACGGACGGGTCTATATCCTCGAGCAATCCACCACATTGGGTGGATGGACAGCTGTGGATGCCGTCAGCGGCAGTGATGCCCCCGGATTGGACATCCTCTTCCAGGTCGTGGATCCTGACGCTACCTCCTTCTTCCGCACCCGCGTGGAATGGGAGTAATCCAATTCTAATGCTTAGACGGTCCGGGGATAATTTCCCCGGGCCGTTTTTTTGTGACAAATTTGGCCGCCGATTAGCCCGGCCTTATTTTTGTAAGCTGTCGATAAACAGTGGTGCCCGGGGCGGGACTTGAACCCGCACGCCCTTGCGGG
It encodes the following:
- a CDS encoding right-handed parallel beta-helix repeat-containing protein, with amino-acid sequence MKQKSERPLKRFLGLVALPLMALALPSSSALANIVSLNVASAATCNNTSVSSPFGIATEGTVVGNWNNTSSFGALNPTANLVNDQGVGTGISATILNAAGQAFWGASYIQTPWNYGIAHYVATPNPVEVTLDNLNTAFPTGYVAIVYVNGAAANPGAAITDGTTTYYFQTSNPQNTTPILITDTNSGDGYDVGNYAKFGSSGTPLTSDTITFTIPTGSVVANNAGIGGIQIVGVPFDLAPPDDLVASTYYVDPVSGSDLNSGTSAGSAWQTLGKVNNWNFGPGDQILLKAGATFMGKIVLSEDNGAAGNPIVVASYGAGAAPIIDASGYLAGVVIRDSEYIEVRDIEITGDGGAMVDGSPETNRYGVYAKNSSCGALNNIILDNLFIHDIYPNVGTASDGATATTHQGFGISMDGGDATLSQNIQISNCVIDTVGFKGIELKKLGNIEVIDNQLQDIGGPGIQVTTVSDLVVRGNSIDSSGSFVDSRMHGRGSGIWPYGSDRVLIEKNTVQNALGKADSCGIHIDSLNNDVVVQYNLSINNAGGFIEILGKNVNCAYRYNISINDGARVVGQPSNGPGTLNNVQPGQIIWTSGYNFAADEGPTNSYLYNNTIYVGTGITGNFNIHESTDGLLIANNIFYVVDPTADVTPAGLDDYTVAMADRVVWNNNLYQTTGIVPTFNLDLFGETGEVIGDPLFANTGGLTAADYIPSSTTFVEDQGIAIPLITGDTVGLLIGLEVATDYFGNPVIGLPDMGAIEIGGTPFPIPAAAFASNPAAVNANSVTMTSVEGPLNTEYYFVETSGNFGGDDSGWQSSPVYVDDGLLPNTTYSYTVTLRDVLDAAGAPSAAESVTTPVVTPFDSPVVLDEGFSSEPNPINTSLPWPEETWFLPATNDATKEVDNFSVFTFNGGLQTGYGYDETLIYWYSSLTWDLARDYRFTGDWEIKSVLANTLGLIVGIGEFDPSTGALIQRVKEVTTGELVTPVVGQTGSFNLSVTSTELATAGVSSSNRVGVFLQHDDEGTLGTQAAGSNDVYIVDNLRLTGTIDRDGDGIDDTDEPGLGLDPNNPDDGAEDLDGDSFSNHDEYLTGTGLNDPADFLSPALTASPTLADLLVPGSSVLNGRVYILEQSTTLGGWTAVDAVSGSDAPGLDILFQVVDPDATSFFRTRVEWE